From one Lactiplantibacillus paraplantarum genomic stretch:
- the rplS gene encoding 50S ribosomal protein L19: protein MRQNQLIEKITNEQLRTDIPDFRAGDTVRVHARVVEGTRERIQLFEGVVIKRHGSGISETYTVRKISNGVGVERTFPLHTPRVAAIDVVRQGRVRRAKLYYLRNLHGKAARIPERRRG from the coding sequence TGATCGAAAAGATCACCAATGAACAACTTCGGACGGATATCCCTGATTTCCGTGCTGGAGATACAGTTCGTGTTCATGCACGAGTTGTTGAAGGTACTCGCGAACGGATCCAATTATTTGAAGGTGTTGTTATCAAGCGCCATGGTTCCGGTATCAGCGAAACTTATACTGTTCGTAAGATCAGTAACGGTGTTGGTGTGGAACGGACATTTCCATTACACACACCACGCGTTGCCGCAATTGATGTCGTTCGTCAAGGTCGCGTACGTCGTGCCAAGTTATACTACTTACGTAACTTACATGGTAAGGCTGCTCGGATCCCAGAACGTCGTCGTGGCTAA